A DNA window from Trichosurus vulpecula isolate mTriVul1 chromosome 2, mTriVul1.pri, whole genome shotgun sequence contains the following coding sequences:
- the SUPT5H gene encoding transcription elongation factor SPT5 isoform X2, with translation MSDSDDSNFSEEEEEEDSERSSEEAEEVEVEEERRSVAGSEKEEEPEEEEEEEEEEEYDEEEEEEDDDRPPKKPRHGGFILDEADVDDEYEDEDQWEDGAEDILEKEEIEASNIDNVVLDEDRSGARRLQNLWRDQREEELGEYYMKKYAKSSVGETVYGGSDELSDDITQQQLLPGVKDPNLWTVKCKIGEERATAIALMRKFIAYQFTDTPLQIKSVVAPEHVKGYIYVEAYKQTHVKQAIEGVGNLRLGYWNQQMVPIKEMTDVLKVVKEVTNLKPKSWVRLKRGIYKDDIAQVDYVEPSQNTISLKMIPRIDYDRIKARMSLKDWFAKRKKFKRPPQRLFDAEKIRSLGGDVASDGDFLIFEGNRYSRKGFLFKSFAMSAVITEGVKPTLSELEKFEDQPEGIDLEVVTESTGKEREHNFQPGDNVEVCEGELINLQGKILSVDGNKITIMPKHEDLKDMLEFPAQELRKYFKMGDHVKVIAGRFEGDTGLIVRVEENFVILFSDLTMHELKVLPRDLQLCSETASGVDVGGQHEWGELVQLDPQTLGVIVRLERETFQVLNMFGKVVTVRHQAVTRKKDNRFAVALDSEQNNIHVKDIVKVIDGPHSGREGEIRHLYRGFAFLHCKKLVENGGMFVCKTRNLVLAGGSKPRDVTNFTVGGFAPMSPRISSPMHPSAGGQRGGFGTAGAGGMSRGRGRRDNDLIGQTVRISQGPYKGYIGVVKDATESTARVELHSTCQTISVDRLRLTTVGTRRPGGMTSAYGRTPMYGSQTPMYVQGSRTPMYSSQTPLHDGSRTPHYGSQTPLHDGSRTPAQSGAWDPNNPNTPSRAEEEYEYAFDDEPTPSPQAYGGTPNPQTPGYPDPSSPQVNAQYNPQTPGTPAMYNTDQFSPYAAPSPQGSYQPSPQSYHQVAPSPAGYQNTHSPASYHPTPSPMAYQASPSPSPVGYSPMTPGAPSPGGYNPHTPGSGIEQNSSDWVTTDIQVKVRDTYLDSQVVGQTGVIRSVTGGMCSVYLKDSEKVVSISSEHLEPITPTKSNKVKVILGEDREATGDLLSIDGEDGIVRMDLDEQLKILNLRFLGKLLEA, from the exons ACGTGGATGATGAGTATGAAGATGAAGACCAATGGGAAGATGGAGCTGAGGACATTCTAGAGAAGG AAGAGATTGAAG CATCCAACATTGACAATGTCGTTCTGGATGAGGACCGCTCTGGGGCACGCCGCCTCCAGAATCTCTGGAG GGATCAGCGAGAAGAGGAACTGGGCGAGTATTACATGAAGAAATACGCTAAATCATCTGTGGGAGAAAC TGTGTACGGGGGGTCTGACGAGCTCTCGGACGACATTACTCAACAGCAGCTGCTGCCTGGAGTCAA gGACCCCAATCTGTGGACTGTGAAATGTAAG ATTGGGGAGGAACGAGCAACAGCGATTGCCCTCATGAGAAAGTTCATTGCCTACCAGTTCACAGACACA CCATTGCAGATCAAGTCAGTGGTGGCCCCAGAACACGTCAAGGGCTACATCTATGTGGAAGCCTACAAACAGACCCATGTGAAGCAGGCCATTGAGGGGGTAGGCAACCTGCGCCTGGGCTACTGGAACCAGCAGATGGTGCCCATCAAGGAAATGACAGATGTACTTAAGGTGGTCAAGGAGGTCACCAATCTCAAGCCCAAGTCCTGGGTCCGTCTCAAGAGGGGCATCTACAAAGATGACATTGCCCAG GTGGACTATGTAGAGCCCAGCCAGAACACCATCTCCCTCAAGATGATTCCTCGAATTGACTATGACCGCATCAAAGCCCGAATGAGCCTG AAAGACTGGTTTGCCAAGaggaaaaagttcaagagacCCCCACAACGATTGTTTGATGCTGAGAAGATACG TTCCCTGGGGGGAGATGTGGCTTCAGATGGAGATTTCCTGATCTTTGAGGGGAACCGCTACAGCCGAAAAGGCTTCCTGTTCAAAAGCTTCGCCATGTCAGCGGTG aTCACAGAGGGGGTGAAGCCCACACTTTCAGAACTGGAAAAATTTGAGGACCAGCCAGAGGGAATTGACCTCGAGGTGGTGACTGAGAGCACAG GGAAGGAACGTGAACACAACTTCCAGCCTGGGGACAACGTGGAAGTGTGTGAAGGTGAGCTGATCAACCTTCAGGGCAAGATCCTGAGTGTGGACGGCAACAAGATCACCATTATGCCCAAGCATGAGGACCTGAAG GACATGCTAGAGTTCCCAGCCCAGGAACTGCGGAAATACTTCAAGATGGGGGACCATGTGAAAGTGATTGCTGGGCGATTTGAGGGTGACACAGGGCTCATTGTGCGCGTTGAAGAGAACTTTGTGATCCTCTTCTCCGACCTTACCATGCACGAG CTGAAAGTCCTTCCGAGGGACCTCCAGCTCTGCTCAGAGACAGCCTCAGGGGTGGATGTTGGGGGCCAGCATGAGTGGGGTGAGCTGGTGCAGCTGGACCCCCAGACTCTGGGAGTCATTGTTCGGCTGGAGAGAGAGACCTTCCAG GTCCTGAACATGTTTGGGAAGGTGGTTACAGTTCGGCATCAGGCAGTGACTCGGAAGAAGGACAACCGCTTTGCTGTGGCCTTGGATTCAGAACAGAACAACATTCACGTCAAAGACATTGTGAAGGTCATCGATGGCCCCCATTCG GGCAGAGAAGGAGAGATCAGGCATCTGTACCgaggatttgcatttctccactgCAAGAAGCTGGTGGAAAATGGTGGCATGTTTGTCTGTAAAACCCGTAACTTGGTGTTGGCTGGCGGCTCCAAG CCTCGAGATGTCACAAACTTCACTGTGGGTGGCTTTGCCCCGATGAGCCCTCGCATCAGCAGCCCAATGCACCCTAGTGCTGGAG GTCAGCGGGGAGGATTTGGGACTGCTGGTGCTGGTGGTATGAGCCGTGGCCGTGGCCGCAGAGATAACGACCTTATTGGACAGACCGTGCGCATCTCTCAGGGTCCATATAAAG GCTATATTGGGGTAGTGAAGGATGCCACTGAGTCCACGGCCCGAGTAGAGCTTCACTCGACCTGCCAGACCATTTCTGTGGATCGCCTGCGGCTCACCACAGT TGGCACCAGACGTCCAGGGGGCATGACTTCAGCCTATGGACGGACTCCGATGTATGGCTCTCAGACACCCATGTATGTCCAGGGCTCCCGTACCCCCATGTACAGTTCACAGACCCCTCTGCACGATG GCAGCCGCACTCCACATTATGGTTCCCAGACTCCCCTTCATGATGGCAGCCGTACACCAGCCCAGAGTGGTGCCTGGGACCCCAACAACCCCAACACACCATCCAG GGCAGAGGAAGAATATGAGTATGCCTTTGATGATGAGCCTACCCCATCCCCGCAAGCCTACGGTGGGACCCCCAACCCCCAGACACCAGGCTATCCTGATCCCTCATCCCCACAGGTCAATGCACAGTACAACCCCCAGACTCCTGGAACCCCCGCCAT GTACAACACGGACCAGTTTTCACCCTATGCGGCCCCCTCGCCACAAGGCTCCTACCAGCCCAGCCCCCAGAGTTACCACCAGGTGGCGCCGAGTCCTGCTGGCTATCAGAACACCCACTCCCCTGCCAGCTACCACCCCACACCCTCGCCCATGGCTTACCAG GCTAGCCCTAGCCCTAGCCCAGTGGGCTATAGTCCAATGACTCCTGGGGCACCATCCCCAGGTGGCTACAATCCTCATACACCTGGCTCTGGCATTGAGCAGAACTCCAGTGACTGGGTGACCACAGACATCCAGGTGAAGGTGCGAGACACCTACTTGGACAGCCAGGTGGTTGGACAGACAGGTGTCATCCGAAGTGTCACG GGAGGTATGTGCTCTGTGTATTTGAAAGACAGTGAGAAGGTAGTCAGCATCTCCAGTGAGCATCTTGAGCCCATCACTCCTACCAAGAGCAACAAG gtgaaGGTGATCTTAGGGGAGGACCGGGAGGCCACAGGGGACCTGCTGAGCATCGATGGGGAGGACGGCATCGTGCGGATGGACCTGGACGAGCAGCTCAAGATCCTCAATCTCCGGTTTCTAGGGAAGCTTTTGGAAGCCTAG